Proteins from a genomic interval of Cheilinus undulatus linkage group 15, ASM1832078v1, whole genome shotgun sequence:
- the LOC121522633 gene encoding uncharacterized protein LOC121522633 — MMCSAWLNLFYAVHIVPSQRACLIWMKRNIKSVIFTALLFSGTLFLFRSAVQVTSLIISRGFHEINGTWTTYYDDELDHLDAAFFIVIKGYSLVCLCVMMVSSFSTVYYLHTHIRSMSHGSSGFSRQKIQSQIRVSITGISQGVLYLIFDTYNVLETFVNSFSHHIILSAWISFTVTSLYVTGTTVNLGIGQAAFRIRMVNIWKKIKAMFRGGE; from the coding sequence ATGATGTGTTCTGCTTGGCTCAATCTCTTCTACGCCGTCCACATTGTCCCTTCACAACGAGCCTGTCTAATCTGGATGAAGAGGAACATCAAGTCTGTAATCTTCACAGCTTTACTTTTCAGTGGGACACTTTTTTTGTTCAGAAGTGCTGTGCAGGTCACAAGTTTGATCATTTCCAGAGGATTCCATGAAATCAATGGCACATGGACTACCTATTACGATGATGAGCTTGACCATTTGGACGCAGCTTTTTTCATTGTGATCAAAGGCTACTCCTtggtctgtttgtgtgttatgaTGGTGTCCAGCTTTTCCACAGTCTACtacctgcacacacacataagaAGCATGTCGCATGGCAGCAGTGGTTTTTCCCGTCAGAAGATTCAAAGTCAAATCAGAGTCAGCATCACTGGGATAAGTCAGGGAGTGCTCTACCTCATATTTGATACCTATAATGTCCTGGAGACATTTGTCAACAGTTTCTCTCACCACATTATCCTCAGTGCTTGGATCTCCTTCACGGTCACCTCACTGTATGTAACAGGCACAACTGTGAACTTGGGCATTGGTCAGGCTGCATTCAGGATAAGAATGGTCAATATCTGGAAGAAAATCAAAGCAATGTTCAGAGGTGGGGAATGA